The following coding sequences lie in one Spinacia oleracea cultivar Varoflay chromosome 1, BTI_SOV_V1, whole genome shotgun sequence genomic window:
- the LOC110785679 gene encoding auxin-responsive protein SAUR40, with translation MEGILEKRKKESMLKKTWQRCKSIGHGQMNDRAPPTSLLSIPGSPTRPMVKSKSWSTFHPSSPISQRVDKLTMARSKNQRVSPLSPKGCLSVYVGPDKQRFVLKIGCTSHPLFRMLLDEAELEYGYHSDGPLMLPCEVELFIKVLYEMEANDHDENSSSSRCRFPRSRSSYHLLGSSGRLVA, from the coding sequence atggagggaattctagaaaagagaaagaaggAGAGTATGTTAAAAAAGACATGGCAAAGATGTAAGTCTATAGGACATGGTCAAATGAACGATAGGGCTCCTCCAACTAGTCTACTGTCGATACCTGGATCACCAACTCGTCCTATGGTCAAAAGCAAATCATGGTCAACTTTTCACCCTTCAAGCCCTATTAGCCAACGAGTCGACAAACTGACCATGGCCAGATCCAAGAACCAACGGGTGAGCCCTTTGTCACCCAAGGGTTGCTTATCGGTCTATGTGGGACCCGATAAACAAAGATTTGTTCTCAAAATTGGGTGTACAAGTCACCCACTTTTTAGGATGTTGCTTGATGAGGCGGAGTTAGAGTATGGATATCATAGTGATGGACCTTTAATGCTTCCTTGTGAAGTTGAATTGTTCATCAAGGTTCTATACGAGATGGAGGCAAATGATCACGACGAGAACTCAAGCAGTTCGCGGTGTAGGTTTCCTAGGAGTCGAAGCTCTTACCACCTTCTCGGCTCATCTGGTAGACTGGTTGCTTGA